In Vespula pensylvanica isolate Volc-1 chromosome 16, ASM1446617v1, whole genome shotgun sequence, the following proteins share a genomic window:
- the LOC122634964 gene encoding gem-associated protein 6-like, translating into MVDMCSTKEDLNKFSHNIYKNNPLLFKSYIGKEAKITTDNGVVYNGTVYTVDPVSESVVLLQTKEDDHQNLQIVFGHAIKNIELTTQTETSMPELFQVSINQLSLSDITKRKNIVKQYLLENRFPVTDINDILYIEDSVSIKPPYDTEHCESTNAIILNRIQNILRSVK; encoded by the exons ATGGTCGATATGTGTTCCACAAAAGaagatttaaacaaattttctcataatatatataaaaataatcctttACTATTCAAGAGTTATATAGGAAAAGAAGCCAAAATTACTACAGACAATGGAGTTGTATATAATGGTACTGTGTATACAGTAGATCCAGTTTCAGAAAg tGTAGTACTTTTACAAACTAAAGAAGACGATCatcaaaatttacaaatagtATTTGGACatgcgataaaaaatattgaattaactACACAAACAGAAACATCTATGCCAGAATTATTCCAAGTGTCAATCAATCAACTTTCTTTATCGGacattacaaaaagaaaaaatattgtgaaacaatatttattagaaaatagatTTCCAGTTAcagatataaatgatattttatatattgaagaCAGTGTTTCTATAAAACCACCATATGATACAGAACATTGTGAATCTACTAAtgctattatattaaatagaatacaaaatattcttcgcagtgttaaataa
- the LOC122634962 gene encoding serine palmitoyltransferase 2, translated as MSMATSRKTRSYIPTDIDSIVRMTWDENKDSDQMKNSLTSYDDTLINGKSNGYTVMRSNGHARFSKNQRRTDIKEKSRSKESFEKVPFITAALTHLGFYILMILGFINQLFFIPKVAQEQNRQGYAPLYENFEKFYLLYVYRRVRDCWNRPICSVPGAMVTLKDRVTHDYGWTFQFTGSERSCINLGSYNYLGFAESSGACAEQSIMVLQKLGCSSCSTRLELGNAPIHEELEKLTASFLGVEDAIVFGMGFATNALNLPSLVSKGCLVLSDEKNHASLILGLRLSGATIRVFHHNNVKHLEDHLKKAIVYGQPKNGEPWKKIIIIVEGIYSMEGSIVHLPEILELKKKYKAYLYVDEAHSIGAIGKHGRGVCDYYDIDPREIDILMGTFTKSFGSAGGYIAGTKTLINYLRVHGHAHTYAIAMSPPVAQQIIASMRIISGEDGTDAGKKRIKQLARNVRYFRRRLNQIGVIIYGNEDSPVAPMLVYLFSKIWTVVRSFTKYNIATVGVGFPATPLMAGRIRFCLSASHTKEQLDHVLLHVEKLADKLGLRYSRKPRDPNPIEYYSDSEME; from the exons ATGAGCATGGCAACATCAAGGAAGACCAGATCTTATATACCCACGGACATTGATTCAATTGTAAGAATGACGTGGGATGAGAATAAGGATAGCGATCAAATGAAGAACAGTTTAACCTCGTACGATGACACGTTGATAAACGGCAAAAGCAACGGTTATACCGTAATGCGGAGCAACGGACACGCACGG TTTTCCAAGAATCAAAGAAGAACTGATATAAAGGAAAAGTCAAGATCGAAAGAATCGTTTGAGAAAGTTCCATTTATAACCGCAGCACTCACACACCTTGGTTTTTACATTCTTATGATTTTAGGTttcataaatcaattattctttatacCAAAAGTAGCTCAAGAACAAAATCGACAG GGTTATGCGCCGCTctatgaaaattttgaaaagttttACCTCCTATATGTCTACAGAAGAGTACGAGATTGTTGGAATAGACCGATATGTTCTGTTCCTGGTGCCATGGTTACATTAAAAGATCGTGTCACTCATGATTATGGATGGACTTTTCA GTTTACTGGATCTGAAAGGTCTTGCATAAATTTAGGATCTTACAATTATCTAGGCTTTGCAGAATCAAGCGGAGCATGTGCGGAACAATCTATCATGGTTCTCCAAAAATTAGGTTGTAGCAGCTGTAGTACTCGACTTGAATTAG GAAATGCACCTATCCatgaagaattagaaaaattaacagCTTCATTTTTGGGAGTTGAAGATGCTATAGTATTTGGGATGGGATTTGCAACAAATGCATTAAATTTGCCATCCCTTGTTAGTAAAGGCTGTTTGGTACTTAGCGATGAAAAAAATCACGCGTCACTCATTCTTGGATTACGATTATCAGGAGCAACAATACGTGTTTTTCACCATAACA ATGTAAAACATTTGGaggatcatttaaaaaaagcaATAGTTTATGGTCAACCTAAAAATGGTGAACcatggaagaaaataattataatagttgAGGGTATTTATTCAATGGAAGGATCAATAGTCCACCTTCCTGAAATTCTGGAActgaaaaaaaagtacaaa GCCTATCTTTACGTGGACGAGGCTCATAGTATAGGGGCAATAGGGAAACATGGACGAGGAGTTTGtgattattatgatatagATCCTCGGGAAATCGATATACTTATGGGAACATTTACGAAAAGTTTTGGATCTGCTGGCGGATATATAGCTGGAACAAag actttaataaattatttacggGTACATGGTCATGCTCATACTTACGCAATTGCCATGTCACCTCCCGTCGCCCAACAAATTATCGCATCTATGAGAATCATCTCTGGCGAGGATGGAACTGATGCTGGAAAGAAACGTATCAAACAATTGGCAAGAAACGTCAGATACTTTAGACGTAGACTAAATCAAATTGGAGTTATCATTTATGGAAATGAAGATTCACCGGTAGCGCCGATGctagtatatttattttccaaaatttg GACGGTAGTACGtagttttacaaaatataatatagcaACAGTTGGTGTTGGATTTCCTGCAACACCTCTAATGGCAGGTAGAATACGTTTTTGCCTTTCTGCTTCGCACACGAAGGAACAATTAGATCAT GTATTATTACACGTTGAAAAACTAGCTGATAAATTAGGACTCAGGTACTCGCGCAAACCTCGTGATCCAAATCCTATAGAATACTATTCCGATAGTGAAATGGAATGA